A genome region from Chitinophagales bacterium includes the following:
- a CDS encoding HNH endonuclease has protein sequence MENLLAREVWREAHSINQFLFKKKYAVSSWGRLMSYTDSIEKGTIIRGSIQEGYPILRMRSQPEGHKKPIYHGFLIHKVVAETFLDKPSEEHKFVAHLDYNKLNNRVDNLQWVTQQGMNELNSKNPKVLAERGKVRFDGHKGAKLTSTDVIRIKKMLANPNRKTRLKIIAKQFGVSDMQITRIKSGENWGHIQV, from the coding sequence ATGGAAAATCTATTAGCACGAGAAGTTTGGCGCGAAGCGCATAGTATCAACCAGTTTTTATTTAAAAAAAAGTATGCGGTTTCTTCGTGGGGGCGGTTAATGTCGTACACAGATAGTATAGAGAAAGGCACAATAATTAGAGGCAGCATACAAGAGGGCTATCCTATTTTAAGAATGCGTTCACAGCCCGAAGGGCATAAAAAACCGATATATCATGGGTTTTTAATTCATAAAGTAGTTGCAGAAACATTTTTAGATAAACCGAGTGAGGAGCATAAGTTTGTAGCGCATTTGGATTACAATAAACTAAACAACCGTGTAGATAATTTGCAATGGGTAACACAGCAAGGTATGAACGAGTTGAATAGTAAAAACCCAAAGGTGTTGGCGGAGCGCGGTAAGGTGCGTTTTGATGGACATAAAGGCGCCAAGCTTACATCTACAGATGTAATTCGTATCAAGAAAATGTTGGCAAATCCTAACCGAAAAACTCGGTTAAAAATAATTGCAAAGCAGTTTGGTGTTTCGGATATGCAAATTACACGCATTAAAAGTGGCGAGAACTGGGGGCATATTCAAGTTTAG
- a CDS encoding 2OG-Fe(II) oxygenase: MHTYINFTLLNSQKASIERDFNSKKPFRYVVIENFFAPEKAEEILACYPSVNEGTWDTTTYINQKNKFQSAIAAHPVLKAVFAELNSQELCHYLTQISHTETPLLPDEQLFGAGLHQSVAGAFLNVHIDYNIHPKTAYHRRLNLLVYMNKNWQPQYEGHLELWDFTNGKKELLEKIAPEFNRCVIFETNEISYHGHPKPLNTPKGESRKSLAVYYYTPTRPQTEIAPNHNTRFVNTEGISGQFKKLLSGVKALWERLAN; this comes from the coding sequence ATGCACACATACATCAACTTTACTTTACTAAATAGCCAAAAGGCTTCTATAGAAAGAGATTTCAATTCTAAGAAGCCTTTTAGGTATGTGGTTATTGAAAACTTTTTTGCACCCGAAAAAGCCGAAGAAATCTTAGCCTGCTACCCTTCTGTAAATGAAGGCACATGGGATACCACCACCTACATCAATCAAAAAAACAAATTCCAATCTGCCATTGCAGCACATCCGGTGCTTAAGGCAGTTTTTGCAGAGTTAAACAGCCAGGAGTTATGCCACTACCTTACCCAAATTAGCCATACCGAAACGCCATTACTGCCCGATGAACAATTGTTTGGTGCAGGGCTGCACCAATCTGTTGCAGGAGCTTTTTTAAATGTACATATAGATTACAACATACATCCCAAAACAGCCTATCATAGGCGGCTAAATCTCTTAGTGTACATGAATAAAAACTGGCAACCACAATATGAAGGACATTTAGAGCTATGGGATTTTACCAATGGCAAAAAGGAACTATTAGAAAAAATTGCTCCTGAATTTAACCGCTGTGTAATTTTTGAAACCAATGAAATTTCGTATCACGGGCACCCCAAACCACTAAATACACCTAAGGGCGAAAGCAGAAAATCGCTGGCAGTTTATTACTACACGCCTACCCGCCCACAAACAGAAATTGCGCCTAACCACAACACACGTTTTGTAAACACCGAAGGAATATCGGGGCAATTCAAAAAATTACTATCGGGCGTTAAAGCATTATGGGAGCGCTTGGCAAACTAA